The following proteins are co-located in the Camelina sativa cultivar DH55 chromosome 12, Cs, whole genome shotgun sequence genome:
- the LOC104733455 gene encoding protein TWIN SISTER of FT, translating to MYVRRTSFKDSDYIRKDCERVKKYICLLSRGDPLVVGRVVGDVLDPFTRLVSLRVTYGQREVTNGLDLRPSQVLNKPMVEVGGDDLRNFYTLVMVDPDVPSPSNPHLREYLHWLVTDIPATTGTAFGNEMVCYESPRPPSGIHRMVLILFRQLGRQTVYAPGWRQQFKTREFAEMYNLGLPVAATYFNCQRENGCGGRRT from the exons ATGTACGTACGTCGAACCAGTTTTAAAGATTCTGACTACATACGAAAAGACTGTG agagagtcaagaaatatatatgtcttttaaGTCGTGGAGATCCTCTTGTGGTGGGAAGAGTTGTTGGAGATGTTCTTGATCCTTTCACCAGGTTGGTCTCTCTTAGGGTcacttatggccaaagagaggtTACTAATGGCTTGGATCTAAGGCCTTCTCAAGTTCTGAACAAACCAATGGTGGAGGTTGGAGGAGATGACCTCAGAAATTTCTATACTTTG GTTATGGTGGATCCAGATGTGCCGAGTCCAAGCAACCCACACCTCCGAGAATATCTGCATTG GTTGGTGACTGATATACCTGCCACAACTGGAACCGCCTTTG GTAATGAGATGGTGTGTTACGAGAGTCCACGTCCCCCCTCGGGAATCCACCGTATGGTGTTGATATTGTTCAGGCAACTCGGAAGACAAACGGTTTATGCACCCGGGTGGCGTCAACAGTTCAAAACTCGTGAGTTTGCTGAGATGTATAATCTTGGTCTCCCTGTGGCTGCTACTTACTTCAACTGCCAGAGGGAGAATGGctgtggaggaagaagaacgtAG
- the LOC104731493 gene encoding elongation factor Tu, chloroplastic-like: protein MALSAPAACSSSSSRLLCSYSSPSPSLYPAPVSAISTSGKLKTLTLSSSFLPSYSLTTTTTPTSASQSTRRSFTVRAARGKFERKKPHVNIGTIGHVDHGKTTLTAALTMALASMGNSVAKKYDEIDAAPEERARGITINTATVEYETENRHYAHVDCPGHADYVKNMITGAAQMDGAILVVSGADGPMPQTKEHILLAKQVGVPDMVVFLNKEDQVDDAELLELVELEVRELLSSYEFNGDDIPIISGSALLAVETLTENPNVKRGDNKWVDKIYELMDSVDSYIPIPQRQTELPFLLAVEDVFSITGRGTVATGRVERGTVKVGETVDLVGLRETRNYTVTGVEMFQKILDEALAGDNVGLLLRGIQKADIQRGMVLAKPGSITPHTKFEAIVYVLKKEEGGRHSPFFAGYRPQFYMRTTDVTGKVTKIMNDKDEESKMVMPGDRVKIVVELIVPVACEQGMRFAIREGGKTVGAGVIQAIIE from the coding sequence ATGGCGCTATCGGCTCCAGCcgcttgttcttcttcttcctctagacTCCTCTGTTCCTACTCAtccccttctccttctctttacCCCGCACCTGTCTCCGCCATTTCCACCTCTGGTAAactcaaaaccctaaccctctcttcctctttcctcCCTTCTTACTCCTTAACCACCACCACTACTCCCACCTCCGCTTCTCAATCCACTCGTCGTTCCTTCACCGTCCGTGCTGCTCGTGGCAAATTCGAGAGGAAGAAGCCTCATGTCAACATCGGTACAATTGGTCACGTTGACCATGGGAAGACTACTCTAACCGCAGCTCTCACCATGGCTCTCGCTTCCATGGGAAACAGCGTCGCTAAAAAGTACGACGAGATTGACGCGGCCCCGGAGGAGAGAGCTCGTGGTATCACAATCAACACTGCTACGGTTGAGTACGAGACTGAGAATCGTCACTACGCTCACGTTGATTGTCCTGGTCACGCTGATTACGTCAAGAATATGATTACCGGAGCTGCTCAGATGGACGGAGCTATCCTCGTTGTCTCCGGCGCTGATGGTCCTATGCCTCAGACTAAAGAACATATCCTTTTGGCTAAGCAGGTTGGTGTTCCTGATATGGTTGTGTTTCTTAATAAAGAGGATCAAGTTGATGATGCTGAGTTATTAGAGCTCGTTGAGCTTGAGGTTCGTGAGCTTCTCTCGTCGTATGAGTTTAACGGTGATGATATTCCGATTATATCTGGCTCTGCTTTGTTAGCTGTAGAGACACTCACTGAGAATCCTAATGTGAAGAGAGGTGATAACAAATGGGTAGATAAGATTTACGAACTTATGGATTCTGTTGATAGTTACATCCCTATCCCTCAGAGACAGACTGAGTTGCCTTTCTTGTTAGCTGTTGAAGATGTGTTCTCTATCACTGGACGTGGTACTGTAGCTACAGGGCGTGTTGAGAGAGGTACGGTTAAGGTAGGAGAGACTGTAGATTTAGTTGGTTTGAGGGAGACTAGGAACTATACTGTCACTGGGGTTGAAATGTTTCAGAAGATTCTTGATGAGGCTTTAGCTGGTGACAATGTTGGGTTGTTGCTTAGGGGTATTCAAAAAGCTGATATTCAGAGAGGTATGGTTTTAGCTAAGCCTGGATCGATTACTCCACATACCAAGTTTGAAGCGATTGTGTATgtgttgaagaaagaagaaggtggaagGCATTCTCCGTTCTTTGCAGGTTACAGGCCTCAGTTCTACATGAGGACGACTGATGTTACTGGTAAAGTGACGAAGATTATGAACGACAAAGATGAAGAGTCGAAGATGGTTATGCCCGGTGATCGTGTCAAGATTGTTGTTGAGCTTATTGTGCCGGTTGCTTGTGAACAAGGTATGAGGTTTGCTATCAGAGAAGGAGGTAAGACTGTTGGTGCGGGAGTTATTCAGGCTATCATCGAATGA
- the LOC104731489 gene encoding probable lysine-specific demethylase JMJ14 isoform X1, whose amino-acid sequence MDQLASLAESVAMEEDSEKQSIKRESSLEPDSSSPPPSPKITARWNPSEPCRPSVDDAPIFYPTNEDFDDPLGYIEKLRSKAESYGICRIVPPVAWRPPCPLKEKNIWEKSKFPTRIQLIDLLQNREPIKKSTKSKKRKRRRVKTGYTRRKRDSGGDTSSSSDGEGKFGFQTGPDFTLEEFQKYDEYFKECYFQAEDQTGSKASESKKFKPKVKDIEGEYWRIVEQATDEVEVYYGADLETKKFGSGFPKYSPGHLKCEADQYSKCGWNLNNLSRLPGSVLAFESCDISGVIVPWLYVGMCFSTFCWHVEDHHLYSLNYLHTGDPKVWYGIPGNHYASFETVMKKHLPDLFEEQPDLLHQLVTQLSPRILKEEGIPVYRAVQRSGEFILTFPKAYHSGFNCGFNCAEAVNVAPVDWLVHGQNAVEGYSKQRRKSSLSHDKLLLGAAMEAVYSLWELSLFKKKNPVIARWKRFCSEDGLLTKSVKKRVQMEEERLNNLQDGFSLLKMEGDFDIKRERECFLCFYDLHMSASSCKCSPNRFACLTHAKDLCSCENKERFVLIRHTLDELRALVKALEGDPDAIDEWASKCRDQYPSHHQRVKEYSYFQASSFSKSRGSSKAQQRELSEHLQSDLTTNKEVQLKQDGDQNVNCITDKSAVTDVKLGEGGKFDEKKISVESQNPHSVSDVGCSDMAKKADGCLEGKDQEAATNKLRHSVELLSTGSLVVKKLWCSKQAIYPKGFKSRVKFLSVLDPTKLTNYISEVLDAGLLGPLFRVSIEDYPTENFSNVSVEKCWQMVTQRLKLEIIKRCDQPVSSLTSLQPLESISGHEMFGFFSPHVIKVVEALDPKHQLEEYWNQKAAKLFGAEPTKEEEKDETEKGGASDPSLDRDTRLLRGLLKKATPEELVMMHGLLCGEARNTELTEELSTLVDKMEKSP is encoded by the exons ATGGACCAGCTTGCATCTCTAGCAGAGTCTGTGGCTATGGAG gaAGATTCTGAGAAACAATCGATTAAAAGGGAGAGTAGCCTTGAACCTGACTCCTCTAGTCCTCCTCCTAGTCCCAAA ATAACTGCGAGGTGGAATCCATCAGAACCTTGCAGGCCGTCTGTTGATGACGCTCCCATATTTTATCCCACTAATGAG GATTTTGATGATCCACTTGGTTACATAGAAAAGTTGCGTTCCAAAGCTGAATCATATGGAATATGTCGAATAGTACCGCCTGTTGCTTGGAGACCTCCCTGCCCTctgaaggagaaaaacatatGGGAGAAATCTAAATTTCCCACCCGGATTCAGCTCATTGACTTGCTTCAAAATAGAGAACCGATTAAAAAATCTACCAAAAGCAAGAAGAGAAAACGGAGAAGAGTCAAAACTGGATAcacaagaagaaagagagattcagGCGGTGATACTTCTTCCTCTAGTGATGGCGAAGGAAAATTTGGTTTTCAGACTGGGCCAGATTTTACCTTGGAAGAGTTTCAGAAGTATGATGAATACTTCAAGGAGTGTTATTTTCAGGCAGAGGATCAGACTGGTTCCAAAGCGTCTGAGAGTAAGAAATTTAAACCTAAGGTTAAAGACATCGAAGGTGAATATTGGCGGATAGTGGAGCAAGCAACTGATGAAGTAGAG GTGTACTATGGGGCTGACttggaaacaaagaaatttgGAAGTGGTTTCCCTAAGTATTCACCAGGGCATCTTAAATGTGAAGCAGATCAATACTCTAAATGTGGTTGGAACTTAAATAATTTATCCCGTCTTCCCGGATCTGTTCTAGCTTTTGAGAGCTGCGATATCTCAGGAGTCATTGTGCCATGGCTTTATGTTGGAATGTGCTTTTCAACTTTTTGTTGG CATGTTGAAGATCATCACCTTTATTCCTTGAACTACTTACACACGGGCGATCCAAAGGTTTGGTATGGGATCCCTGGAAACCATTACGCTTCATTTGAAACCGTCATGAAAAAGCATCTTCCAGATTTGTTTGAAGAGCAGCCTGACTTGCTACATCAACTG gTCACTCAGTTATCTCCAAGAATCTTAAAGGAGGAGGGAATACCTGTCTATCGAGCTGTCCAGCGCAGTGGAGAATTTATCCTAACCTTTCCTAAGGCCTATCACTCTGGGTTTAATTGTGGTTTCAACTGTGCGGAAGCAGTAAATGTTGCACCAGTTGATTGGCTGGTGCATGGACAGAATGCAGTGGAAGGCTATAGCAAGCAGCGGCGAAAGAGTTCATTGTCACATGACAAGCTGCTTCTTGGAGCAGCTATGGAAGCTGTTTATTCCCTCTGGGAGCTTTCACTTTTCAAGAAGAAAAATCCTGTGATTGCGAGATGGAAAAGGTTTTGTAGTGAGGATGGATTGCTTACGAAGTCAGTCAAG AAGCGGGTGcagatggaagaagaaagactaAACAACCTTCAAGACGGTTTTAGCTTGCTTAAGATGGAGGGTGATTTTGACATTAAGAGAGAACGAGAGTGCTTCTTGTGCTTCTATGACTTGCATATGTCTGCATCAAGCTGCAAGTGTTCCCCCAACCGGTTTGCATGTCTTACTCACGCCAAGGATCTTTGTTCATGTGAAAATAAGGAGAGATTTGTCCTAATTCGCCACACCTTGGATGAGTTACGGGCATTGGTCAAAGCTCTAGAAGGGGATCCCGATGCCATAGACGAATGGGCAAGTAAATGCCGTGACCAGTATCCTTCACATCATCAGAGAGTAAAAGAATATTCTTACTTCCAGGCTAGCTCATTTTCAAAGAGCCGTGGTTCATCAAAAGCACAGCAACGAGAGCTTTCCGAACACTTACAAAGTGATCTAACTACAAACAAGGAAGTTCAGTTGAAACAAGATGGTGATCAAAATGTAAACTGCATCACTGATAAGTCAGCTGTCACGGATGTAAAACTTGGCGAGGGAGGTAAGTTTGACGAGAAGAAGATTTCGGTTGAATCTCAAAATCCACATTCAGTTTCAGATGTAGGATGTAGCGACATGGCGAAGAAAGCAGATGGTTGTTTAGAAGGGAAGGACCAAGAAGCTGCAACCAATAAGCTACGTCACTCTGTTGAGCTCTTGAGCACTGGATCTCTCGTTGTTAAAAAGCTCTGGTGCAGTAAACAAGCCATATACCCAAAAG GGTTCAAGAGCCGTGTTAAGTTTTTAAGCGTGCTTGACCCAACAAAACTAACCAACTACATCTCAGAGGTTCTGGATGCAGGGCTTCTTGGTCCATTGTTCAGG GTCTCAATAGAAGATTACCCCACTGAGAATTTCTCGAATGTATCTGTTGAGAAGTGCTGGCAAATGGTGACACAAAGGCTCAAACTCGAAATTATCAAGAGATGTGATCAACCAGTGAGCTCTTTGACCTCTTTACAACCTTTGGAGAGTATAAGTGGGCATGAAATGTTTGGATTTTTCTCCCCGCATGTCATTAAG GTGGTTGAGGCTCTTGATCCGAAGCATCAATTGGAGGAGTATTGGAACCAAAAGGCAGCGAAACTGTTTGGTGCTGAAccaacaaaggaagaagaaaaagatgagacaGAGAAAGGAGGGGCTTCAGATCCCTCTTTGGACCGAGACACAAGGCTTTTGCGTGGACTGTTGAAGAAGGCGACACCTGAAGAATTAGTTATGATGCATGGACTTCTGTGCGGTGAGGCACGCAACACCGAGCTCACGGAAGAGCTCTCTACTTTGGTAGATAAGATGGAGAAAAGTCCTTGA
- the LOC104731492 gene encoding vacuolar protein sorting-associated protein 2 homolog 2-like: MNIFKKKTTPKDALRTSKKEMAVATRGIEREITSLQLEEKRLVAEIKKTAKTGNEAATKILARQLVRLRQQITNLQGSRAQIRGVTTHTQALYASTSISSGMKGATTAMVAMNKQMAPTKQAKVIKDFQKQSAQLDMTIEMMSEAIDETLDKDEAEEETEDLTNQVLDEIGVGVASQLSSAPKGRIATKTAAPAPTTTDNNNDSESTEMEELERRLASLRRI, from the exons ATGAACATTTTCAAGAAGAAGACCACTCCCAAAG ATGCTCTCCGTACCAGCAAGAAAGAAATGGCTGTGGCTACACGAG GAATCGAACGCGAGATTACATCTCTTCAATTGGAG GAGAAGAGGCTTGTGgcagaaatcaagaaaacagcTAAAACTGGAAATGAG GCAGCCACCAAGATCTTAGCTCGACAGCTTGTTCGATTGAGGCAACAGATCACCAATTTGCAGGGAAGCCGTGCTCAAATCCGGGGTGTAACCACTCATACACAG gCTTTGTATGCAAGCACCTCTATTTCATCTGGAATGAAAGGTGCAACCACAGCTATGGTTGCAATGAACAAG CAAATGGCACCGACAAAACAAGCTAAAGTTATCAAGGACTTTCAGAAACAATCTGCACAATTGGACATGACG ATAGAGATGATGTCAGAGGCAATTGATGAAACTCTTGACAAAGATGAAGCTGAAGAGGAAACAGAAGATCTCACTAACCAG GTTCTTGATGAGATTGGTGTTGGTGTTGCATCTCAG TTATCTTCAGCTCCAAAGGGCAGGATTGCAACGAAAACTGCTGCTCCCGCTCCTACCACTACCGACAACAATAATG ATTCGGAGTCTACTGAAATGGAGGAACTAGAGAGAAGATTGGCTTCACTACGACGAatctaa
- the LOC104731491 gene encoding protein LSD1 isoform X2: protein MQDQLVCHGCRNLLMYPRGASNVRCALCNTINMVPPPHPHPPPPHAHAGMDMAHIVCGGCRTMLMYTRGASSVRCSCCQTTNLVPGLSNQVPHAPSNQVAQINCGHCRTTLMYPYGASSVKCAVCQFVTNVNMSNGRVPLPTNRPNGTACPGTMPSSSTSTPPSQTQTVVVENPMSVDESGKLVSNVVVGVTTDKK from the exons ATGCAGGACCAGCTCGTTTGTCATGGTTGTAGAAATTTATTGATGTATCCTAGAGGAGCATCCAATGTGCGTTGTGCCTTATGTAACACTATCAAcatggttcctcctcctcatcctcaccctcctcctcctcatg CTCATGCAGGGATGGACATGGCTCACATTGTATGTGGTGGTTGCCGGACAATGCTTATGTATACGCGTGGGGCAAGTAGCGTAAGATGCTCTTGCTGTCAGACTACAAACCTTGTGCCAG GACTCTCCAATCAGGTTCCGCATGCACCCTCCAATCAGGTTGCCCAAATTAATTGTGGGCATTGTCGGACGACCCTCATGTATCCTTATGGTGCATCATCTGTTAAATGTGCTGTTTGTCAGTTTGTTACTAACGTTAAT ATGAGCAATGGAAGGGTACCTCTCCCAACTAACCGGCCAAATGGAACAGCTTGTCCCGGGACAATGCCCTCTTCATCAACT TCAACACCACCCTCTCAGACCCAAACCGTTGTTGTAGAAAACCCCATGTCCGTTGATGAAAGTGGAAAGTTG GTGAGcaatgttgttgttggagtGACGACCGATAAAAAGTAA
- the LOC104731491 gene encoding protein LSD1 isoform X1, with protein sequence MQDQLVCHGCRNLLMYPRGASNVRCALCNTINMVPPPHPHPPPPHGMDMAHIVCGGCRTMLMYTRGASSVRCSCCQTTNLVPGLSNQVPHAPSNQVAQINCGHCRTTLMYPYGASSVKCAVCQFVTNVNMSNGRVPLPTNRPNGTACPGTMPSSSTSTPPSQTQTVVVENPMSVDESGKLVSISITCVLTASHTAFFLVLIYTLQEDLTE encoded by the exons ATGCAGGACCAGCTCGTTTGTCATGGTTGTAGAAATTTATTGATGTATCCTAGAGGAGCATCCAATGTGCGTTGTGCCTTATGTAACACTATCAAcatggttcctcctcctcatcctcaccctcctcctcctcatg GGATGGACATGGCTCACATTGTATGTGGTGGTTGCCGGACAATGCTTATGTATACGCGTGGGGCAAGTAGCGTAAGATGCTCTTGCTGTCAGACTACAAACCTTGTGCCAG GACTCTCCAATCAGGTTCCGCATGCACCCTCCAATCAGGTTGCCCAAATTAATTGTGGGCATTGTCGGACGACCCTCATGTATCCTTATGGTGCATCATCTGTTAAATGTGCTGTTTGTCAGTTTGTTACTAACGTTAAT ATGAGCAATGGAAGGGTACCTCTCCCAACTAACCGGCCAAATGGAACAGCTTGTCCCGGGACAATGCCCTCTTCATCAACT TCAACACCACCCTCTCAGACCCAAACCGTTGTTGTAGAAAACCCCATGTCCGTTGATGAAAGTGGAAAGTTGGTGAGTATTTCTATCACCTGTGTTCTCACGGCTTCACATACAgctttctttcttgttcttattTACACATTACAAGAAGATTTAACAGAGTGA
- the LOC104731490 gene encoding CASP-like protein 1B2 translates to MAGGKTVLAGGNTKSWKLLLGLRIFAFMATLAAAIVMALNKETKTLVVATIGTVPIKATLTAKFQHTPAFVFFVIANVMASFHNLLMIALQIFSPKLEHKGLHVLSIAILDMLNATLVSAAANAAVFVAELGKNGNKHAKWNKVCDRFATYCDHGAGALIAAFAGVILMILVSGVSISRLLFNSNKFSTTKAPATATDVP, encoded by the exons ATGGCCGGAGGGAAGACTGTGTTGGCTGGTGGGAACACAAAGAGCTGGAAACTACTCTTGGGGCTGAGAATTTTTGCATTCATGGCTACTTTAGCTGCAGCCATTGTAATGGCCCTGAACAAAGAGACAAAGACCTTGGTTGTGGCCACCATCGGTACTGTTCCTATTAAAGCCACTTTAACCGCTAAGTTTCAGCACACACCGGCTTTTGT GTTCTTTGTTATAGCTAATGTAATGGCGAGCTTTCACAACTTATTGATGATTGCTCTTCAGATTTTTAGCCCGAAACTGGAGCACAAAGGTCTCCATGTCCTCTCTATCGCCATTCTCGACATG CTAAACGCAACTCTAGTATCTGCGGCTGCAAACGCGGCAGTGTTCGTAGCGGAGCTGGGGAAGAACGGAAACAAACACGCCAAGTGGAACAAAGTCTGCGACAGGTTTGCCACTTACTGTGATCACGGCGCTGGAGCACTCATAGCCGCCTTCGCTGGAGTGATTCTTATGATTTTAGTCTCCGGCGTCTCCATCTCCCGCCTCTTATTCAACTCTAACAAGTTCTCCACCACCAAAGCCCCTGCCACCGCCACCGACGTTCCCTAA
- the LOC104731489 gene encoding probable lysine-specific demethylase JMJ14 isoform X2 → MEEDSEKQSIKRESSLEPDSSSPPPSPKITARWNPSEPCRPSVDDAPIFYPTNEDFDDPLGYIEKLRSKAESYGICRIVPPVAWRPPCPLKEKNIWEKSKFPTRIQLIDLLQNREPIKKSTKSKKRKRRRVKTGYTRRKRDSGGDTSSSSDGEGKFGFQTGPDFTLEEFQKYDEYFKECYFQAEDQTGSKASESKKFKPKVKDIEGEYWRIVEQATDEVEVYYGADLETKKFGSGFPKYSPGHLKCEADQYSKCGWNLNNLSRLPGSVLAFESCDISGVIVPWLYVGMCFSTFCWHVEDHHLYSLNYLHTGDPKVWYGIPGNHYASFETVMKKHLPDLFEEQPDLLHQLVTQLSPRILKEEGIPVYRAVQRSGEFILTFPKAYHSGFNCGFNCAEAVNVAPVDWLVHGQNAVEGYSKQRRKSSLSHDKLLLGAAMEAVYSLWELSLFKKKNPVIARWKRFCSEDGLLTKSVKKRVQMEEERLNNLQDGFSLLKMEGDFDIKRERECFLCFYDLHMSASSCKCSPNRFACLTHAKDLCSCENKERFVLIRHTLDELRALVKALEGDPDAIDEWASKCRDQYPSHHQRVKEYSYFQASSFSKSRGSSKAQQRELSEHLQSDLTTNKEVQLKQDGDQNVNCITDKSAVTDVKLGEGGKFDEKKISVESQNPHSVSDVGCSDMAKKADGCLEGKDQEAATNKLRHSVELLSTGSLVVKKLWCSKQAIYPKGFKSRVKFLSVLDPTKLTNYISEVLDAGLLGPLFRVSIEDYPTENFSNVSVEKCWQMVTQRLKLEIIKRCDQPVSSLTSLQPLESISGHEMFGFFSPHVIKVVEALDPKHQLEEYWNQKAAKLFGAEPTKEEEKDETEKGGASDPSLDRDTRLLRGLLKKATPEELVMMHGLLCGEARNTELTEELSTLVDKMEKSP, encoded by the exons ATGGAG gaAGATTCTGAGAAACAATCGATTAAAAGGGAGAGTAGCCTTGAACCTGACTCCTCTAGTCCTCCTCCTAGTCCCAAA ATAACTGCGAGGTGGAATCCATCAGAACCTTGCAGGCCGTCTGTTGATGACGCTCCCATATTTTATCCCACTAATGAG GATTTTGATGATCCACTTGGTTACATAGAAAAGTTGCGTTCCAAAGCTGAATCATATGGAATATGTCGAATAGTACCGCCTGTTGCTTGGAGACCTCCCTGCCCTctgaaggagaaaaacatatGGGAGAAATCTAAATTTCCCACCCGGATTCAGCTCATTGACTTGCTTCAAAATAGAGAACCGATTAAAAAATCTACCAAAAGCAAGAAGAGAAAACGGAGAAGAGTCAAAACTGGATAcacaagaagaaagagagattcagGCGGTGATACTTCTTCCTCTAGTGATGGCGAAGGAAAATTTGGTTTTCAGACTGGGCCAGATTTTACCTTGGAAGAGTTTCAGAAGTATGATGAATACTTCAAGGAGTGTTATTTTCAGGCAGAGGATCAGACTGGTTCCAAAGCGTCTGAGAGTAAGAAATTTAAACCTAAGGTTAAAGACATCGAAGGTGAATATTGGCGGATAGTGGAGCAAGCAACTGATGAAGTAGAG GTGTACTATGGGGCTGACttggaaacaaagaaatttgGAAGTGGTTTCCCTAAGTATTCACCAGGGCATCTTAAATGTGAAGCAGATCAATACTCTAAATGTGGTTGGAACTTAAATAATTTATCCCGTCTTCCCGGATCTGTTCTAGCTTTTGAGAGCTGCGATATCTCAGGAGTCATTGTGCCATGGCTTTATGTTGGAATGTGCTTTTCAACTTTTTGTTGG CATGTTGAAGATCATCACCTTTATTCCTTGAACTACTTACACACGGGCGATCCAAAGGTTTGGTATGGGATCCCTGGAAACCATTACGCTTCATTTGAAACCGTCATGAAAAAGCATCTTCCAGATTTGTTTGAAGAGCAGCCTGACTTGCTACATCAACTG gTCACTCAGTTATCTCCAAGAATCTTAAAGGAGGAGGGAATACCTGTCTATCGAGCTGTCCAGCGCAGTGGAGAATTTATCCTAACCTTTCCTAAGGCCTATCACTCTGGGTTTAATTGTGGTTTCAACTGTGCGGAAGCAGTAAATGTTGCACCAGTTGATTGGCTGGTGCATGGACAGAATGCAGTGGAAGGCTATAGCAAGCAGCGGCGAAAGAGTTCATTGTCACATGACAAGCTGCTTCTTGGAGCAGCTATGGAAGCTGTTTATTCCCTCTGGGAGCTTTCACTTTTCAAGAAGAAAAATCCTGTGATTGCGAGATGGAAAAGGTTTTGTAGTGAGGATGGATTGCTTACGAAGTCAGTCAAG AAGCGGGTGcagatggaagaagaaagactaAACAACCTTCAAGACGGTTTTAGCTTGCTTAAGATGGAGGGTGATTTTGACATTAAGAGAGAACGAGAGTGCTTCTTGTGCTTCTATGACTTGCATATGTCTGCATCAAGCTGCAAGTGTTCCCCCAACCGGTTTGCATGTCTTACTCACGCCAAGGATCTTTGTTCATGTGAAAATAAGGAGAGATTTGTCCTAATTCGCCACACCTTGGATGAGTTACGGGCATTGGTCAAAGCTCTAGAAGGGGATCCCGATGCCATAGACGAATGGGCAAGTAAATGCCGTGACCAGTATCCTTCACATCATCAGAGAGTAAAAGAATATTCTTACTTCCAGGCTAGCTCATTTTCAAAGAGCCGTGGTTCATCAAAAGCACAGCAACGAGAGCTTTCCGAACACTTACAAAGTGATCTAACTACAAACAAGGAAGTTCAGTTGAAACAAGATGGTGATCAAAATGTAAACTGCATCACTGATAAGTCAGCTGTCACGGATGTAAAACTTGGCGAGGGAGGTAAGTTTGACGAGAAGAAGATTTCGGTTGAATCTCAAAATCCACATTCAGTTTCAGATGTAGGATGTAGCGACATGGCGAAGAAAGCAGATGGTTGTTTAGAAGGGAAGGACCAAGAAGCTGCAACCAATAAGCTACGTCACTCTGTTGAGCTCTTGAGCACTGGATCTCTCGTTGTTAAAAAGCTCTGGTGCAGTAAACAAGCCATATACCCAAAAG GGTTCAAGAGCCGTGTTAAGTTTTTAAGCGTGCTTGACCCAACAAAACTAACCAACTACATCTCAGAGGTTCTGGATGCAGGGCTTCTTGGTCCATTGTTCAGG GTCTCAATAGAAGATTACCCCACTGAGAATTTCTCGAATGTATCTGTTGAGAAGTGCTGGCAAATGGTGACACAAAGGCTCAAACTCGAAATTATCAAGAGATGTGATCAACCAGTGAGCTCTTTGACCTCTTTACAACCTTTGGAGAGTATAAGTGGGCATGAAATGTTTGGATTTTTCTCCCCGCATGTCATTAAG GTGGTTGAGGCTCTTGATCCGAAGCATCAATTGGAGGAGTATTGGAACCAAAAGGCAGCGAAACTGTTTGGTGCTGAAccaacaaaggaagaagaaaaagatgagacaGAGAAAGGAGGGGCTTCAGATCCCTCTTTGGACCGAGACACAAGGCTTTTGCGTGGACTGTTGAAGAAGGCGACACCTGAAGAATTAGTTATGATGCATGGACTTCTGTGCGGTGAGGCACGCAACACCGAGCTCACGGAAGAGCTCTCTACTTTGGTAGATAAGATGGAGAAAAGTCCTTGA